In one Elephas maximus indicus isolate mEleMax1 chromosome 9, mEleMax1 primary haplotype, whole genome shotgun sequence genomic region, the following are encoded:
- the LOC126082984 gene encoding olfactory receptor 1L4-like — translation MEIQNYSSTTSGFIILGLSSNPQLQKPLFAIFLTMYLVTVVGNVLIILPIHFDSRLHTPMYFFLSNLSFMDICFITVVVPKMLVNLLSQTKIISYVGCLVQMYLFIAFVNTDSYLLASMAIDRLVAICDPFHYDVVMNPWRCLLMLLGSCTISHLHALLRVLLMSHLSFCASHVIQHFFCDTQPVLKLSCSDTSSSQIVVMTETLAVIVTPFLCILFSYMRIIITVLRIPSASGKWKAFSTCGSHLTVVALFYGSVIYVYFRPLSMYSAVKDRVATVTYTVVTPMLNPFIYSLRNKDMKRGLGKLRDRIHS, via the coding sequence ATGGAGATACAGAACTACAGCAGCACCACTTCAGGTTTCATCATTCTGGGCCTCTCCTCCAACCCTCAGCTGCAGAAGCCTCTCTTTGCCATCTTCCTCACCATGTACCTGGTCACCGTGGTAGGCAATGTGCTTATCATCCTACCCATACATTTTGACTCCAGGCTCCATACTcctatgtactttttcctcagcaaCTTGTCCTTCATGGATATCTGCTTCATAACGGTCGTTGTGCCCAAGATGCTGGTGAACTTACTATCACAGACAAAGATTATCTCCTACGTGGGCTGCCTGGTCCAGATGTACTTATTCATAGCCTTTGTGAATACTGACAGCTACCTGCTGGCATCCATGGCCATAGACCGACTGGTGGCTATTTGCGACCCCTTCCATTATGATGTGGTCATGAACCCATGGCGTTGTCTTCTCATGTTACTGGGTTCTTGCACCATATCTCACCTGCACGCCTTGCTCCGTGTGCTGCTCATGTCTCACCTGTCTTTCTGTGCCTCCCATGTCATTCAGCACTTTTTTTGTGACACCCAACCTGTGCTAAAGCTGTCCTGCTCTGACACCTCCTCCAGCCAGATTGTGGTCATGACTGAGACCCTGGCTGTCATTGTGACACCTTTCTTGTGCATACTCTTCTCCTACATGCGGATAATCATCACTGTTCTCAGAATCCCCTCTGCATCTGGGAAGTGGAAGGCCTTCTCTACCTGTGGCTCCCACCTCACTGTAGTAGCTCTGTTCTATGGGAGTGTCATCTATGTTTATTTTAGGCCCCTGTCCATGTACTCAGCAGTGAAGGACCGAGTAGCCACAGTTACATACACGGTGGTGACACCCATGTTGAATCctttcatctacagcctgaggaacaaggatATGAAGAGAGGTTTGGGAAAGTTAAGGGACAGAATTCACTCATAG